The DNA window CCCCATTCGCGTACGTAGCCATGCCCCCCGAACACCTGCTGGCCAATGACACAGCTTTCGAATCCGCGGTCCGTAAGGAATGCCTTGGCCACTGGGGTAAGCAGCGCAACCATGGCTTCAGCCGTTGTCTTTTCACCGCTTTCCTGCACGTATTTGGCGCGGTCGAGCCACAGTCCCACGTAGGTAGAAAATGCGCGCCCGCCCTCGATATAGCCTTTCATTGTCAGCAGCATACGACGCACATCCGGGTGCACCAACAGGGGGTCAGCCGCTTTTTCCGGGTGTTGCTTACCGGTCGGCGCCCGGCTTTGCAGGCGTTCCTTCGCATATTCTAGAGCATTCTGGAAGGAAGCCTCGGCAGCACCGATGCCCTGGATGCCCACGCCCAACCGTTCGTAGTTCATCATGGTGAACATGGCGTTGAGGCCCTTATTGGGCTCGCCGACCAGCCAGCCGCGCGCGCCATCGAAGTTCATGACGCAGGTCGCAGAGCCCTTGATGCCCATCTTCTTCTCGATGGAACCACAAGCCATGGCGTTCCGCTCGCCCAGCGATCCATCTTCATTAACCATGAACTTTGGAACCAGAAACAGGGAGATACCTTTTGGCCCGGCTGGGGCATCCGGCAACTTGGCCAGCACCAGGTGGATGATATTCTCCGCCATGTCGTGCTCACCCCAGCTGATGAAGATCTTGGTGCCGCTGATGAGGTAACTGTCGTTGCTGTCCGGAACAGCCTTGGTGCGGATAATGCCCAGGTCGGTTCCTGCGTGGGGCTCGGTCAGATCCATTGAGCCCGACCAGACGCCCGCGTAAAGATTGGGCAGGTACTTTTCCTTCAACTCCTGGCTGGCATGGGCGTTAATAGCCAGGCTCGCACCCGCGGACAGCATGGGCGCCAGGCCGAAGCCCATGTTGGAGCCCTGCAGCATCTCTTCCCAGAGACCCACCAGCGTTTTCGGCATGCCCATGCCGCCAAACTCGGGGTCGCCGCCGAGGCCCATCCAGCCGCCTTCCATCAGCGTCTGGTAGGCTTCCTTGAACCCATCAGGGGAGGTGACATTTCCGTTTTCCCATTTACAGCCCTGCTCGTCGCCTTCACGGCTGAGCGGCGCGGTAACATTGGCGGTAACCTTGCCCGCCTCTTCAAGAATCGCATCTGCAGTTTCGGGATCAATATGCTCACTCAGGCCCGGTAGGCGAGCCCATTCGGCGGGCGCATCAAAAACCTCGTTCAGCAAAAACCGCATATCCCGCAACGGAGCTTTGTACTCTGCCATTATTTACCCTCTCAGACGTTATATGCCCTGACACCCTTGAACCGGGTGACCAGTTGCCGCTCAAGTCGAGACGCTGGCTG is part of the Hydrocarboniclastica marina genome and encodes:
- a CDS encoding acyl-CoA dehydrogenase C-terminal domain-containing protein; this encodes MAEYKAPLRDMRFLLNEVFDAPAEWARLPGLSEHIDPETADAILEEAGKVTANVTAPLSREGDEQGCKWENGNVTSPDGFKEAYQTLMEGGWMGLGGDPEFGGMGMPKTLVGLWEEMLQGSNMGFGLAPMLSAGASLAINAHASQELKEKYLPNLYAGVWSGSMDLTEPHAGTDLGIIRTKAVPDSNDSYLISGTKIFISWGEHDMAENIIHLVLAKLPDAPAGPKGISLFLVPKFMVNEDGSLGERNAMACGSIEKKMGIKGSATCVMNFDGARGWLVGEPNKGLNAMFTMMNYERLGVGIQGIGAAEASFQNALEYAKERLQSRAPTGKQHPEKAADPLLVHPDVRRMLLTMKGYIEGGRAFSTYVGLWLDRAKYVQESGEKTTAEAMVALLTPVAKAFLTDRGFESCVIGQQVFGGHGYVREWGQEQLVRDARITQIYEGANGIQALDLMGRKVVANNGKFYEIFASEIAGFIEQNSSDEALRPYLEPLAAALERLSDVTEIVIDRSAQNPNEIGAASVEYLDLFGYTALAYMWARIVKVASQSGGAADSFLSGKLKTADFYFSRLLPRTVSLAESVRSGSDAMMALTADEF